In Nitrospira sp., the genomic window GCGCTCAAATCGGCCTGAACAGACTCGAAGGAACGCGGTACTGTCACGATGCTTGGGGTTCATGTTGGCTTGCAGCTTGAACACATAGGCGCTGAACGGCCTGTCGATCGGTTCCACCGACATCTCTGCTCCGTCCTCGCGGTTCGCCTGCCTTGCCCCAGGACTCGGGGCCAATTCCACAAACGCGTCCAGAAATCTCTCGATCCCAAAGTTGGTCAGTGCCGATGCAAAAAAAACAGGGGTAATGTCACCTTGCAGAAACTGTTCACGCGTAAAGGGATTGCCGGCGATGTCCAAGAGATCCAAATCGTGCTGGACCTGGTCCATGGTTTCTTGCGAGACACGACCTGTGACATCGAGTTCGGCGAGCGGCAAGGTCTGCGTCGTCACTTTCGAGGCCCCACCATGCGCGGTCTTGCTGAACAGCTGCACCTGGTTGTCGGCCCTGGTCACGATGCCGACAAAGTCGCTGCCTGACCCGATCGGCCAATTGACCGCACTCGCATGAATGCTCAAGGCTTGTTCCACTTCCGTCATGAGATCCAGTGGCGGCCGTCCTGGCTGGTCCATTTTGTTGATCAAAGTGAGGACGGGAATGCGCCGCAGCCGGCACACCGCAAAGAGTTTGCGCGTTTGGGCCTCCACGCCCTTGGCTGCATCGATCACCATAATCGCGCTGTCAGCCGCCGTGAGGGTGCGATAGGTATCTTCTGAGAAATCCTGGTGCCCGGGCGTATCGAGCAAATTCATGACGGCGCCTTTATAAGGAAATTGCATGGCTGAGGCGGTGATGGAGATCCCGCGTTCCTGCTCCATGCCCATCCAATCCGATGCCGTACTCTTTCCGCCCTTGCGTCCACGAACCATCCCAGCTGTGCGGATAAGCCCGGAGTAGAGCAGGAGCTTTTCCGTCAACGTCGTCTTTCCGGCGTCCGGATGACTGATGATGGCAAAGGTGCGCCGTCGCCCTGTGGCGGCCGTCAGTTCTGTTGAGGGAGTCGTCTCAGTCGTCATAATTGGAGGCGCAGCATACCATATCGCATGTCAAAGCGGATGATCATCAGAAGCGCATCGAATTGGAGAGATATTCATACCCGGCCCGTTCCACAGCCCGACGGACGGCACTGAGCACAGCCGGAGTATCCGAATGTGGTAGCACCGCCACGGCTGGGGCGGCACGGAGTTTCGCCATCAGATTCTCCGTCTCAGCGCCCACCAACTTGTCGCAGGTGGCGTACAAACCGTCTCGGCCTTCCTCGACCTTGTTGTGCTTCGTCAAGATCGAGCGTAGTGCCGCGATGAGTTCGGGCGTGGGAGTGGGCATGAGTAAAGCCGCAATGGCCCCATGGTCGAGTCGAAGCGTTGCCGCAATCGACAGCGGTGTGCCCCCGTTTGCTCGCTGTGCCGCAGGTAGGAGAATCTTCTCCTCCATCCCAATATGGCGAAGCAGCCCGGCTCGAAACTCATCATACTGTCCCTGCTCGATCCGGCTCTCAGAGGCCAGGGCTTTGTTGAGGAGTTCCTCTAGTCGTCGGTGGTCGTCTTCGAGAAACCTCGCGACAGGGCCTGATGATGGATGTGTGTCTGGTTCCATTGACTGCTGCTGCTCAGTTGAAAACTTTCACAAGTCACCCTTCCCCCGTTGCCTTTGTTAGGGAATGATTGGAAGGGCAAATTTCCGAGTACGGTGCTTCAAAGAATACAGCCGAACGAGGTGCAAATTCCACAGGTGTTCGTCGGACTTGGGAATCAAACGGTTCCCGTTCGGATGAAGCAGTTGCATCCCCGCCTCAAAAGGTTGGTCCGCAAGATCCGGAAGGCGAGCGGGGAATCTCAGTGCCACATGGCTGGTGCGCAGGCCATGAAGACGGAGGCCACAAGAATGAGAATGGCGCCGAGGAAGGACGAGGTGAGCGAGAAGGGCCCATATGATTGGAATGGCGGTCGTCGCGTGTGAGGAAATCGCATGAGGCAAAAGGTGATGAAGGACGATCCCGCTCCGATGAGTATCAGTAGAATGTGTCCGGAGTCTATCATGCCGGTCACGTCCTCGCTTATGTCAGGACATAGGTAAGCCCTGCCCCACCGATGAGCAAGAAGATCAGCCAGCGAAGCAAACCCTCTTGCGCATCCGCTTGAGTTTCGTCGATTCGATTCTTGAGGGCTGGCTGTGCCTGGAGATACGTCTCGATCACATCCTTGGCTTCATGTAATCCGATGTTCCGCTCAAGACGAACCAGTTTGATGGCGTCCATCCTGTGACCTTGCCACAGTGCGGCCATCGCTGCTGGTGAAAGCGTGAGATTCTGTGGAGGAACTGTCGGGACTTCGGAGATGGAAGGCTGAAGTGATGACGGAAGCATAGGCTGAAACACAGCCTAGCACCATCGTGTGAGCGACCGAAGGGAAACCGAAGAATTGACGAGAGGGATCGATGGTCCACGCACCCCACCCGTCTAAATTTCTTCTCTTGCTTCGTATTTTTGAGGCCTAGTCGTAGGATGTTTATCGGAGGTGTGTGTGTATCTTCGATTGTTCTCAATCCTATTGGCAACCCTCATGGAGAGTTTCTGGGAGACGGCTGGTATTGCCGAGACAACCAGAACCACGAACGAGCTCATTGGGCCTGTTCGTAGTGTGACGATTAAGAAACTGGGCTACTCCGCAACGGAAAACTACGATCGTGCCGGTCACCTTATCGAAGCTGTCATCGACATGGCCCATGCCAATACGGCCACGTATTCCCTGTTTCGGTACGACCAGGCTGGCCATCTCCAAGAAGAACTCGTGCTCGATTCCAGCGGGAGACTCATACTTCGAAAACAGATTGTGTATGCTCAAGACGCAGAGGGCCGTGACAGTGCGTCTGTGACGACCTCGGAGAACGGTGGTTTTCAGCATGCTGAGTTTTCTCTGTACGACCAGCATGGCCACCTCGCGGAACAATTGTGGGTCGACGATTCGATCGCCTACAAGAGTCTGTTTGACGTATTCGGGCGGCGCATTTATTCCGCTCGGTATAGTAAGGGTGAGCTGTTCAGTGAGTTGAAACACCAATATGACGCGTGGGGACGGCTACGTGAGCTCGTTATTTACAATGGGCACGGGACTATGGCTGGTCGGGTCGCGAACGACTATGACGACAGGGGAAGGCGGGTGCGAGCGACGACCGAAGCGTTTGACCAGGATCAGCAACAGAAGTGGATCACCACCTATGAGTATGATGACATGGGCAACTGGATCAAAGAAGTGACCGCAGAACACTCGTCTCCGTTACCGAACGCGACGGCTTCCGCTCTTTCGCTCGTGCAAGAACGTCTGATTCAGTACTACCCTCTCACCGAGAATACGACTCCATAAGAACTGCTCCTCCATCGAGTTCAGCCAGGCACGTCTTGGGGACCTGACTCGTAAGGTCTGAGCGTTTCACTCAGAGCTATGAGGGGAGGTCTCGAGGCATGGTCTTATCGCCGCAGAGAAACGAACAGGCTGCTTCTCAGGCTCTCACCACGCGCACGGAACACGTGTGGCTCAGAACCGGGTCAGGCGAAGGTGGAATAGTCAGTTACACCACAGACAGGCTGTGGTCACGACGAAATGCGGGAGCGTTGTGGGAAGGAACTGATCCCTGTTCTTGTTGTTGACGGAACGCGGATATGGCAATGGTTTTCTCGATATGTGTAAGACCGGGAACTTGAGAAGCGGCTCGTTCAAACTCAAATAGAGTCACATTCTTCTGACTACGAAGCCATTGAAGGAATGGTTTCCAGACTGGATCAAAGTGATGGAACCACCAGTCTGGCGATGTATTTTCTACTACGTCTTCCCTTGATGACGTTTGTAAGGCCTGAAGTTGTGGCATGGGGCCACTAGCCACCCCACTCTGATGAGACTTTATGGCCATTAGCCGATGTAGAAGAACAATTCGTTCGTTCCGTCTTAGGTTATCCACAATTTCCCCATACCGCTCCATACCACACACTGCATTGCTTGAAGTGTTAAGCAATTCAGGTGCCCAATCTGTAATATTTCTGTTTGCTAATGTATTGTGAGATATTTCTACTGAGGGTAAGTGACTCGACTGTATGAAATACTAGCCATATGTATTACTTTAGAACGCTCATTTAATTCACGTTTGACGCCTCGTTTCAAATTGAGCAGACTCATTGCTCCGATGAGATAAGAGAATGGCCTATGTTCTTGGGAGTCTGACGCCGATTCTGTTTCGCTCAGGATGATGTTATGCCAATATGAACTGTTTCGTTATGGGACACTCGTACTAATTATAAAAAATCGATATGATCCATAATCATCGTCTAATCT contains:
- a CDS encoding hemerythrin domain-containing protein yields the protein MEPDTHPSSGPVARFLEDDHRRLEELLNKALASESRIEQGQYDEFRAGLLRHIGMEEKILLPAAQRANGGTPLSIAATLRLDHGAIAALLMPTPTPELIAALRSILTKHNKVEEGRDGLYATCDKLVGAETENLMAKLRAAPAVAVLPHSDTPAVLSAVRRAVERAGYEYLSNSMRF
- a CDS encoding peptide chain release factor 3, producing the protein MTTETTPSTELTAATGRRRTFAIISHPDAGKTTLTEKLLLYSGLIRTAGMVRGRKGGKSTASDWMGMEQERGISITASAMQFPYKGAVMNLLDTPGHQDFSEDTYRTLTAADSAIMVIDAAKGVEAQTRKLFAVCRLRRIPVLTLINKMDQPGRPPLDLMTEVEQALSIHASAVNWPIGSGSDFVGIVTRADNQVQLFSKTAHGGASKVTTQTLPLAELDVTGRVSQETMDQVQHDLDLLDIAGNPFTREQFLQGDITPVFFASALTNFGIERFLDAFVELAPSPGARQANREDGAEMSVEPIDRPFSAYVFKLQANMNPKHRDSTAFLRVCSGRFERDMVVKHHRLGRDIRLSRPHSLVAQERSTVEEAYPGDIIGIINPGIFTIGDTVSLTGGFNFKPLPQFQPEIFARLRPTDVGKRKAFDKGLSQMAQEGTVQIMRSLNDQEALVAAVGRLQFDVLQYRLRHEYRVDTILDALPFTCSAWLNGDPATFKSPSASMMVKDHRDRVVVLFGDQLMKTIARDRNPDHVLRDMG